Part of the Antechinus flavipes isolate AdamAnt ecotype Samford, QLD, Australia chromosome 2, AdamAnt_v2, whole genome shotgun sequence genome is shown below.
GGTTGATGAGAGATGACCCTTCAAGTTCTAAAATGCCATGCTCTCATAAAAGCCTTATCTCCATGCTTCCTTTTCCCCATAGTTCCTTCCCTCTGACAAAGCCTCTGGTTGAGGAGGTCCTGCCACGGAAAACTGGGTTGGGGGAGCAGCTGCCACCAAAACCCCCACGTCTCCACCTGCCCCTGGATTCAGCATCTGTGGGATCACCGGTAAGGGGGCCATGAGGTGACGGATGAGGGGCAGGGCTGtgcattctcttcctcctctgcaACCTGGGATATAGAGAGCCATAATGGTGTCTGAGAGGGGAAGCTAGTCTTGTTTTGAGAGCTCTTCCCAACCCCATTTCCTTACAGTGTACCAAACGTCCCCATATGGAATACCGGAACAGTCTGAGACAGGGGTCGTGTACCACCCCCAGCAGGTAACCACTACTAAAGATCAAAACAGGAATAACATTCAGAATGAGAATAACTCAATTACCTAGGGAATGCCTGTGTAGTAGGGTTGTGGGGGGATGGGAGATAAGGCAGAAGTGGATAGGTTCGAGGCAGGGATATGGATGTTCCACCCCAGTCTCCACTTTTGCTGCTTTGCCCTTAGCTAGGCTTTAATCATTGGTAAGAGAAGTCAGGGCCCAAGAGGCTGAATATAGTGCTCCTGGTgggtattttttcctttattctgcaagctgcccttccccttcctctagCACCCACCCTTCTTCCTTCTTGTAGGAAACCTCCCAAGTTCCAGGACTTCTGTTGTGTTGCTGTGCTGGGCCGTGGTCATTTTGGGAAGGTATTATAGGACCTCTGAGAGGTCTCAGGTTACAGAGGACTTCCCTTGTGGGTATGGGAAAAAAAGGGTGGCAGAAGGGGAGGATTTAGATGGAAAAGGCTCCATTCTCTGGAGAAGGGGATAGGATTTGACAAATGCAGATACTCATTAGGATGCCACTGGATTATTCTCACTGGATAGTATAGGAAGCTCTTTCTTAGTTCCACCCTTCCTCTGAGTCCCAGCCTGTCTCTGGGTTCCAGGTTCTCCTTGCtcagtataagaagactggaacaTTCTACGCAATCAAGGTGCTGAAGAAGCAGGATGTTTTGAGCCGGGATGAGCTGGAGAGGTGAATGGATGGGAGCACCTGTTATCCTGAGGGGTGGCTATAGTAACCAGGGCTGTCTCCAAGGCAAACTGATAGGGAGAGGGATGGCAGTTGGCCCCAGATCAAGAATACCCTTTGGAACTGGCCTCTTACCCCATGCTTTGATGCCTACACCCCATATCCCTGTTTGCAGCTTATACTGTGAGAAGCGGATCCTGGAGATGGTGGGCCATTCTGGCCACCCCTTCCTGCTTTCTCTGTTGGTGTGCTTCCAGACTTCCAGCCATTTTTGTTTTGTGACTGAGTTTGTACCTGGGGGTGACCTGATGATGCGAATCCATGCTGATGTCTTTCCGGAGCCCCAAGCTCGGTGGGCGTTCTTCCCTTTACCCCTTTTGTTCCCCCACACTGCTCCCTATCTCACTTTTATCTAACTGCCAGGCTGGTACCATGCCTTTTCCTCTGGGCTCCTCCACCCAAGGGCAGTTGTTGgttcatataaattttcattcaattcaactaaGACTTAAGTTTAAGATACTGTGCTGGGTTTTGGGATTCAAAGATGCAAATTGTTCTATAGTCACTATCCTCAGTTCAGTTTATTACTATCCATAGGCACAAATAGACATCTTGGAGATGCAGCAAATGAAGTGCTGGgcctaaatcaggaagacttgaattcaaatctgacctcacttaGTAATGGCACCCTTACCTCATAAGGTTTTGAGGTTTAGAAGAGGTGCCATGATGTAGaaaaagcactgtataaatgctactACTACTAAGCGTAATATGAGGTAGTATTAGCAGAGGAGAGATGCAAAATGTTTTAGTCAAATGGGTGGGGTTACTTTTGGCTGTGGAGCTCTAGGCAAACTTGATAGAAAAGGTGGCACCTAAGCTAATCACCATGAAGAGGATGATTTCAACAAGAGTTTGGGGTCATGAGCGCAGAGGGTCTTTGAGAGTAAAATCCCTCCTTCATTTGTCCCTCGTGTTCTAAGGGTCCCTTCTCACTTGCCCTGTCTCTGGCTTATTGATCCCTGTGTGGCCTAGGTCATGCATTCTCATCTTAAAGACTTTTTCTAggattcctttcagttctaactcCTAAAGGCCATTGCTATGATCTCTCTTCAGGTTCTATCTGGCTTGTGTAGTCCTAGGCCTGCAGTTTCTGCATGAGAAGAAAATTGTTTACAGGTAAATCCTCAGGTTCTCGAAGAAAGGGAGTGTGAGGGACCCTTCTGCTTCAAGTCTGAGCTTCTTCATTGGGAGATACCCTGGTTGGGGGTTGAAGGAGAAGAACCTTTCCTTTTTAGCTTTTCCCAAGAGCATTCAGAGCTGATTAGTTGAGGTCCCTTAAGACCCAATCTCCTTAGTTTCTTCTGCTGCCTtacttccatttttccctttggtCATCAGGGACTTGAAACTGGATAATCTCCTCCTGAATGCCAAAGGTTTTCTCAAGATTGCTGACTTTGGGCTGTGTAAAGAAGGTGAGCTTAGTTTGGGGGCAAAGACTCAAAATCCAGCAGTCCTCACTACAGCCTTTTTGGCACCTTGCTTTCAGGGTTAGGATAAATCATGTAGCTTCCAAATGTCAATTCTAAGTGACCATTTCTTTGTTCAGATTTCTCTTTAGATGAGCTCAGACTCAGTTTAGCTCTACTTGGGAAGAGTTGTCTGTTCATTATTTATTGGGgctatatatgtatttctaaaaGGATTCTTAGGCAAGAATTCTTACTTACATAGAACAGAGAAACTTTGGTGTGAAATGACTCTCCCtggcctctcccctccccaccccagctgCCCTGGTTTATATATTGTAAATTATAATTTCCAATTATAAATTGGAAAAGAGTTTAGGTACTTATGTAGATGTTGAGCTCCACTCCTTTGACCCACTGCTCTGTATATTGGCCTTGCAGGAATGGGCTTTGGAGACCGTACGAGCACATTCTGTGGGACTCCAGAGTTTCTGGCACCTGAGGTGCTGATAGATGAATCGTACACACGAGCAGTAGACTGGTGGGGGCTGGGTGTGCTGCTTTATGAGATGCTTGTGGGCGAGGTAAGTCCACTCTTCCCTGTCCTGCCAGACTACCTTTCTATGAAGCATGAAGCCAGGCAGGAGGGACTTGATAGGAGCTAACTCCCCTCACCTGAAATGCTTGTCTTCACAGTGCCCATTCCCTGGGGACACAGAGGAGGAGGTATTTGACTGCATCGTAAATGAAGAAGCTCCCTATCCCCATTTCTTGTCTGTGGAGGCACTTGCACTCATTCAGAAGGTGGGCACCCAGGCAGGCAGGATGCTGTACCAGGACCCTTGGTGCAGAGCAACTTGTCCTTCTCTTCCATCCTCATCCCCTAGTCATTAAGAGCCCTACTTCTGTCTAGCAGCTGTTGTGATTAAGGAGAAGAGGCCTGGGGCTGCCTAAAGTGAGTCTTGTCTCCTTTGCCTTCATAGTTACTCCAGAAGTGTCCCGAGAAGCGTTTGGGGGCAGGCCGACAGGATGCAGAGGAAATAAAAGGCCATCCTTTCTTCAGGGTAAGATGGTGGTGCCTCCAAGAGGGTGTGTGTACATAATCCTTGTGGATTGGTGACTTGCTTTGGAAATGAGTACTCCTGGGCCAGTTATGAAAGGGAGAGGAATTGGGTTTGGTCAGTAGAAAAGGAACTATACGTGGGAGTAGATAGATGCAAAGGTATCGATAACTACTGATGCCTTCAacctctcttctgtttctctcctcccccccaccccaacctcAGTCAACAGATTGGGAGGCTCTATTTTCCTGCCAGGTCCAGCCTCCCTATGTGCCGCTGCTTCGTGGACCTGCTGACCTATGCCACTTTGACCAAGAGTTTACTGTGCTGCCCCCAGCCCTAACACCTCCTGATCCCCGCTGTCCACTCAGTTCCCGACAACAAGCTGCTTTTCGAGGCTTCGACTATGTTTCAGACCGGTTCCTGGAGGTCTGAGCCATCAGAAAGGGGGGCAGCCTTGAATAGTATGCCAtatccctttcttctttatctgGCTGGGTTTACAAAGCTAGCCTGGGGACATAAGAAAGGTTGGTAGGCCTTCTATATATGCCGCTAGTAGGTTCTTTTCTCCTCAGTGGGCAGACCCCATCTTCCACTCACCTTGAAGCTTTAggaattatttctcacaatttttGCACTGTTTCCTCCCCTTGAAGCTATTGGCCATCATCAACCCCAGGGAAGGGAATGATCTCCCTTATTTATGAATTCTATTCTGGTCCCAATTAATTCCCCTCTGTTCCCttgcagacaagcagagaaggtTGAGGAAGAGGCTTCTCTGGTTGTTATAGGCCCTTCCCAGGTTAGGTCTAGACTGGGAAAGGATGAGAGGAGGATATGGAAGTTGGGGAGTGAGCTGGTGACAGCAGCTGGAGCCAAGGCTGGTCAGCAGCCAGGATTTATTGAACATATCTGTACAAAGCACACACCCCCTGAAGGGTCACAGTGGGAAGCAGGGTGcactggtgtttttttttttccccctcaaacaAGCTACCTGCTTTTTGGATTATTAAATTTGTAAACTGCAGAACCCTAGGGGAATTGGTTTGAATTGGGAAGGCCAGGGATactgaggggaaggaaggaaaaatataaaagttcTGAGGCTACACTGGGAACTAAAATTCAAAGGTCTTTACGCTAAACAAGAGTTCCCATGTAAATAGACTGGGTAAGTGTGGGGGTGCATACTTGAGCCTCagttcctctttcctccttccttggGCCTTGAGCCAGCCGAGGCCTCCTTGACACTACCTCTGTGACCGTTTCCAGTTGGCCCTAAAAAGCCCTACTGTCTAAGTCCCTAGTCCTGACCCAACTGAATATGCCTCTGGGATGAAACTTCTGGGCATTGTTCTGCAGTGGTTTCCCAGGGGGCCAGCAACCTGCCACAGGAATGGAGAATGGGAAAGAATCCAGGATTTAGGCACAAATGGGTCAAGGGTAGCAAAGAGTTGACCTTCTTTTCTAGAACCTTATGgggatagaaatgacaagatggaATAAAATCTAAGTGGAACCTTGACAGGCACATGTTGATCTGAATGCTAGCCACTAGAGCTTGCATGCTACTATCCCCTTCTCCTAGAGGCCCTACACAGCCTCACCCTCTTCCTCTTGGGCATAGAGTACCTCCCAGGGCACTGCCCCATAGCCACAGAAGAATCGAGCCAGGTTTCGAGCAAGGCCACGGTCAAAGGGGCTGTCGGATCGGTGGCGGAGGTAGGCGATTCGATGTGGGGAGATAAACTCCCACGTGGTCATATCACTGGCCACCAGGTAGAGATGAGAGGCCAGAAGCAGTGTCACCACAGTTGAAAAGATGCCCAGCAGCAAAAAAGTAGCAAAAAGGAGACCGTTGTGCTGCAACCAGTTCTGCCAGGGCTCTTGGAAATGGAGGCCAGACCTGCAGGGGGCAGGGTGGAAGGAGGAGCATTGGGGAAGAACTCTCAGTTGAACTAAAGATCCTTCAGAGAAGAAACAGACACACCCATTCTTCATATGGACTATCCTTAGGAAACAGAAAGCTATGGGTACATATTATTTCCTGATAACTCCACATTGTAGGGCTGTCCTAGACCCTATCCCTCCTGAAGTGTTTCTGGGCAAGGAGGCAGGGCAAATCTCCAAGTTAGGGACGAGGGTACGTACCAGGCCAGGTGCAAGCCCCACAGGAGCACCACCAGCTGAACTGCCAAGTAGGCCAAGAAGAGGGGGTGGTTGCGCTCCCCCACACAGTTTTCAATCCAAGGGCAATGGTGGTCAAAACGACGGACACAGCGTTTGCAGGAGCGGCAGTGTTTGGAACGAAGGGGCTGCTGTGGGGTTGGGAAGGGGATTATGACAGCCTATTAGTACAGGAGCAGGGATGAATGTTCACTTTTGAAGCTAGAGACACTAGGGTTGTTAAGGGGAATGGAAGACCTCCCAatgggaaagaggagaaataatatGGGCAAAAAATTTCAACTAGGCTATCACTAGCTAATTGTGAGGACAGTTTGTTAGATTTGAGTGGCCGCTGGGGATTACAAAGATTAGAAGAGGTGTGAGGCTAGGAACACTTCTGGGAGGAGGTGAAACTAGCAGAGTTTGGAAAGCTGCTGGGGGAAGATCACAATCTACACAGGACAAGCaggagtagggagaaggaggggactTGAGTGGCCCTTCAGCTTCTCCCTCGATTCCACCAAGTTCCTGGTTCTGAGGGAGGGCAAAAAGCCCCTTCGGGCAAAGAGGCCGTTCTGCCTCCGATGTCCCTGCTGGTCTCAGTCCCCTGGTGTCTCCTTCACCAACCTGTAGCAAACAGTAGCCACAGCGCCGGAGCCGGAGCGTCCTCGGGGGGATCATCGCTGTCTGCTCCTCCTTAGGTTCTTTCTGGGTGGGAAGCCAGAGAGGAACAGAAGCTGTCGCCTAGTGGGGGCTTCAGACCCCCAAGGTTTGGGAACTGTCCACACATAAGCAAAACACGGGGAGTAGAAATCTGGGCTCTGGTTTCAGCTCTGCTCCCTCCCTGTGACAACGGGGAAACCCACGGGGGCATGTCAGGGAAAACATGAAAGCCTCTCCTGTCCCACATTTCCAGGGGCAGCGGGTTACCTGAAGCTGGTTCAATGGGGGCTCCAGATCAGGCCCCACGTAGCCAGGGTCCATGAGAGAAACGGCCAGGTAGAGCAGCAGCGAGCAGAGCACCAGCAGGATGAAGAGCAAGGGCTGCAGCAGTTCCCCTCGGGCTTCCTGCTGCTTCAGCTCTGGAGGTAGGGGAAGACAAAGACCCAGAAAGACCGGGATAGGTGGGGAGGGAGGCCGGCCCGAAGCAGCTGGAAGAAGAGGCCGGGAGATGCTCGGGAAGGAAAGCGGAGTCCCGCaggcagaggcagaaagaaatgaCAGCGAGGAGACACAAGACCCGGGGCAGCCAGGGGGCCCAGGAGAGCGGGCGCCGGGCCAGCAGCGGCTGAGGCCGGGACCTGCGCGTGCTGGGGCGCTGGCACCCACCAGATGCGGGTTCTCAGGGATGGGGTGAGGAAGGGATGTCCAGATTGGGGGCGGTTCCCACGGGAGTCTGACAGCTATCGGGCGGGGCCCCAGGCTCACCTGTCTCGTGCAGGAAAAGCACCAGCGTGATCCCCCATGTCAGCACCGTATGGCCGGTTCGTACCAGGACCCCGGGGCTGAGGAGCGCCCGCGGCCCCATCGCCTCGGCCCCCGGGCCCCGCCCCCCACCCGACCCAACCGTAAACCCGGAAGAGGCGGTCGAACGCGCCTCGGCGCTTGGAGATTAGAGGAACCGGGACAGGAAGGCGGGAATTATAGGAAGCGCCTTGAGTGAGGATTGGCTGAGGGCCGGAGAGGCGGAACTCCTGGGGCAGACAGGTGCAGGGGAGGCCGGGGCGGAGCCGGGCTGAGCGCTCCAGGGTTCTTTGAAAAGTACCCGCCCCCGCGCGTGGCCACACTCTCCGCCCTCTCTTCCAGCCGGCCCCACCCCGGAACTTAATCGCCCTAAAGAAAGATGGCCCCCTAGTCTGTTTAGCTTCGTTGGGGGCGGGGAGCGTTCTTGCAAGTGGGAACTTTCCTTATCCCTCGCAGTAGCTGGTGTCTACAGACACCCACACACATAGATGTGACCTTAGGAACACACAGCCATGGATCCTAaatatgtttgttgattgacgGATCTGCCTGTGTGATAGGTGGGACCGGAAGATCCACCCGCCCTCCTCCCACGAACCCTGGGCTATATAACTTCCAGCTCGAATGCCCTTTTCTCCCTACTTTTACTAATGTGTCATTTGTCCTTTCCCGATGCCTAGGTAACTCCCACAGGATCACAAGTCATTTCCTTCCCCTAAAGGAAGGGAGTTAGTCTAGAAAATCTCTTCAAATTTATCTTGTCTTTCCACTAGTTGAGTACCCAACTTTTCATCTTTTGGAGTATGCCAATGAATTCGTGCCCATGTGTTCTCTAACTTCCCAGTAGCCGAGCCTCGAGCTCAGAGAGTAGGCATAATTGAAGACAGGCAGCCTCCAAAAGCATAGCCTTGAACAGTCTCCTTAGGCCCGGCTACTGGTTCAGAGAGGCCTCAGAGTCCCATCTCCGAGTTCCCAGCTCTCTGCCTCGGTGGTAGGCTACAGGaaactagacctgtgatttcttctGTATGAGAGGAAGCTACTCCTCGCAGAGCTCTCTGCAATTTAGGAGCTGCCCTGGAACCTGGAGGGTAGGTGACTAGGGCTGGCTGCAGACAGCCAAGTGTTGGCTGAAACTCGAAGT
Proteins encoded:
- the ZDHHC12 gene encoding palmitoyltransferase ZDHHC12; translated protein: MGPRALLSPGVLVRTGHTVLTWGITLVLFLHETELKQQEARGELLQPLLFILLVLCSLLLYLAVSLMDPGYVGPDLEPPLNQLQKEPKEEQTAMIPPRTLRLRRCGYCLLQQPLRSKHCRSCKRCVRRFDHHCPWIENCVGERNHPLFLAYLAVQLVVLLWGLHLAWSGLHFQEPWQNWLQHNGLLFATFLLLGIFSTVVTLLLASHLYLVASDMTTWEFISPHRIAYLRHRSDSPFDRGLARNLARFFCGYGAVPWEVLYAQEEEGEAV